CGTCCATCATGGGAGTACCGCCGTCGTTGACGGTCATCCGGAAGCCGAGGCATTCCAGCCAGAGCGCCCGCATATTGAGGATCGACGGGAGCCGGTGGAGTTCCTCGTCGGTGAGCTGGACGTGCCTGGAGTAGCCGTGCATGACCGCGGCGATGTTCTCGGTGGCGTTGTGTTCGGCGGCGGTGCGCAGGAGCCAGGCCAGGGCGGGCAGTCGGGGCCCGCACCCGGATCCTGCCCAGCCGATGATCGCGAGGTTGCCGGGCGTGCCGACTGCTGCCCACGGGTGATAGTTGCCGTGGGTGAGCGCCTCGGGCAGGCCTTCGGCGTCGTCGGCGTTCTCGACCTGGGCGCGCAGCCACTCGAACTTCTCCCGAGCCGCGGTGTTCACCTTGTCCTCGACGCTGACCAGGAAGCCCATCGCAGCTGCCAGATCCTCTTTCGGCCGTCCCACATGAAAGCCGCCGTCGGTCTCCTCGGCACCGCCGTCCCGGGAGACAGCGCCACCGGCCGCGGGAAGTGTGTGCAGCCGGCCCAGGATCTCGGCCATCTCCTCCCACACGGGGGTGCCGGCGCGCGGGCGTCCGCCGTCGATGAACCTGGTGACGATGATCCCCTTGCCGTCGAGGACAGTCACCGGATCATCGTGGGCGATCCGTTCGGCGGGAAAGTCGTGGGAGGCGAGGAACCGCAGGATCTCCGCGTCACCCTCCACGCGGCTGACCCGGTCGGCTGACGAGGAGAAGACCCGCGCGATCCACCGCCGGCCGTCGGCGTGTGTGACGACCAGGGTCGAGGCATAGTGGCCCGGCCAGGAGCCGTCGGGTCGCGTGGCGGGATCGTCGTCGATCGGCAGGATCGAGGTGATCTCGATGCCGTAGTGCTGTTCGAGGTGGGCCTTCAGCGTCACCTGTTCGAACGGACGGGAATGGACGAACTCCTGGCGATTCGCCAGTTCCAGATCCGCGCGCGCCTGGGTGTACCGCTGCCCGGTCGCGCGGGCCCTCTCGCGGACCACGCGCTTGAAACTGCTCTGCCTGGTCATGACAAGCCTCCTCGACGTGTCGTCGCTCCCCAGCAACGTGACACTCGAACAGGCCTGAACCGATCGCGACCCCTGAGGGAAGATTCCCCTTCGCCATCCCGAGGTCCCGGCTGGGGCAGGTCCTCGCAGGCTCGGCGTCAGGTCAACGCCACCCGGCAGATCATCATGCGAAAACCCACACGACGTCAACCTTCGCCCCCGAGAACGCGGCCCCGGCTGAAAAGGAGCTAGATTCTCCGCCGTCGGCCTGTCGGATCCGGGGCGGCGCGTTCGTAGGAGGAACGAGACGCGGCCGGACGAGGTCGCCTGCGACAAGGAGTCATGAGATGGCGCGGTACCTGATCTCGTTCGAAAGCGGTGCGACGGACCTTCCCGGGGAGGACCTGCCCGAGGTGGCCAGGGCCGTCGAGTCGGTACGCCAGGAGGCCAGGGACGCCGGTGCGTTCGTCTTCGCGGGCGAGTTGGACCACGACGTGAAGCCCGTCGTGATCGCGATCGACGGGATGATCACCGACGGCCCGTACCCGGAGAGCAAGGAACTCCTCGGCGGCGTCACCATCGTCGAGGGTCCCGATCGGGAGACAGGCCTGGAGTGGGGCGCGAGGGTCGCGGCCGGCTGCCGGACTCCGCAGAAGGTCCGTGCGTTCAGGCGAGGCGGTGGCGAGCCTGCGCGCTACCTGATCTCGTTCGACAACGGCGACATGGACTTCCCCACCACCGAGGACTGGGTCGCGGTGGGCGAGACGTCCCACGCGGCGATCCAGGACTGCATGGACGCCGGGGTGTACGTCTTCAGCGGCGGGCTGAACTACGAGCCGCAGGACGACAGTACGCCGGCATGGGTCGGCGCGGTCACCGGCGACGGGACGGTCGCCGACGGCCCGCGCCCGAAGACCAGGAAGCCTCTCGCCGGCTTCACCGTGATCACGGCGCCCTCCCACGAGGCCGCGCTGGAGTGGGCCGCGAAGTTCGCGGTCGCCGGCCGCCGCGCGCAGGACGTTCGGATGTTCATGTACGACCCGATGGTCGAATGAGACCCCGGTGACGGCGATCTGACGGAGCAGGAAATCCCGTTGCGTTGCCGTCGGCCGACGGCGCTACCGTGCGGCGGGTGACGTCGAAACCTGCCTCCGCTCCCCTGTTCCTGGTCACCGGCGCACCGGGCGTCGGGAAGACGACACTCCTGCCCGAACTGGTCCGGCTCGGGAAGGGGCTGGTGGTGATCGACCAGGACGAGCTACTGGACGAGGGCGCACTGCTCGGCGTACCGATCGCCTTCCCGGACGCGGCACCGAACTGGCCGGCGTACAACCGGATGTGGGATCGCATCGTCCACATCGTCCGGCGGGCAGGCCACCCCGTCCTCCTGCTCGGCCCCACGCCGTACCCGGAGGAGCCGGCCACGACAGCGGATCCGGACGGCCCCGTGCACTGGGCTCTGCTCGACTGCGCCGACGAACTCAGGCGTGCCCGCCTGCGCACGCGCGGTTGGTCCACTGAGTGGATCGAGGATGCGGTGGCCGATGCGGCCGAGACCCGCGAGCTGATCCCCACCGTCATCACGACCGACGACGAGGACGCGGAGAAGATCGCGCTACGGATTCTCTCCTGGACCGCGACCCTCGGCGAGGCGCAATAGCTCGCGAACCTTCACGCTTGCGAGATCACCAGTTCGAACGAGTCCGGCGCCACGTCCCGCATGACCCCGATGAGGTCACGAGCCGGAGCCGGGTCGAGACGCCGCGACACTCGGCGGCGACTCGGACCCGGCTCCCGTGAGTCCGCTACATCTGCCTTACCAGGCGGGGTTCTCGGGGCCGTCGCCGAAGTCCGGGATCTCCAGCCGGGCGCCGTTCTGGCGGGCCGACTCGAGCGCGATCACGCCCGGCAGCGTGAACCTCGCCGCCTTCCACGCGTTCACCGGCGGCTGCGTCTTGGTGGTGACACCGCGGACGAAGTCGTCGGCCAGGAAGTGGTGGGAGCCCTCGTGGCCGTTGTGCGCGCCCTCGAACTCCTTCGGAAGCCGACTGCGGTCCTGCACCTTGGCGTTGCCGGAGGCGAAGCTCTGCATCAGCGCCGGGTCGACGTCGCCGAAGCCCTCGGGCACCTGGCCGCCGCGGGTGTAGAAGAGGTCGCTGATGTCGAGGGTGTCGCCCTTGCGGTAGTCCTCGCCCTCGGTCTTGATGCTCCAGGTGGCGCCGTGACCGGTCTGCTCCATCACCGACTCGGTGCCGTAGAAGCGGAACCGGGACTCGTGCCCCTGCCAGTAGCCGACCCGGCGGAACTCGTTGGTCCGCATCGCGCCGCCGTCGGCGAGGTGGAACAGCGCGCTCATGTTCGAGAAGTCGTTGCCCCACAGCGAGACGTTCTTGTCGAACACGCCGTCGCCGCGGTCGTCGGGAATGCCGATGCAGCTGACGCTGGTGGCGTACGTCGGCAGCGCGCCGAGGACACCGCCGATGGCGTGCGTCGGGTAGAGCATGGGCGGGTAGCTGGCGGTCTTCTTCCAGTCCTCGCCGCCGCTGTACTTGTAGGCGGCGTAGAAGCCGTTGTCCATGTCGTGGACGTAGTCGCCCTCGGAGTAGAACACCCGCCCGAACGCACCTTCGGCGACCTTGCCGCGGGCCCAGACGACGGCCGGGTTGTAGTAGCTGGTCTCGCCCATCATGTAGATCAGGCCGGTCTCGGCGACCTTGTCGATGATCGCCTTGATCTCGTCGACGGAGATCGCCATCGGCACCGCGGAGTAGACGTTCTTGCCGGCTTCCAGGGCCTGCAGCACCAACGGGCCGTGGCTCCAGCGCTGCGTCATGACCGCCACCGAGTCCACCTCGTCGGAGGCGAGCATCTCGTCGGCGTCGGCGAAGACACCGGCCAGGTCGTACTTCTCCTGGTGCTCCTTTGCACGCTCCGGAACGACATCGCAGGCGTAGACCGCCTCGACGTCGGGATGCATCTGCCACAACGAGATGAAGCTGCGGGCGAACTGCCCGGTACCTATGACGCCGATCTTCATGTAGATCATCCTTGCCGCTGGTCTTGATCAGGTTCGAGCGGGGACTGCCCCGCCGGCTCCACACCGGCGTACTTCGTAGTTTCCGTGAATCGTGTCAATCTTCCCAGGTCCTCCCCGCGCCCCTCTCGATCGCTGGGCACTGGGGGCCGCAGAAGTCCGGAGTCGGACTCCGGACGATCGCCGACGCCCCGGTCGACCGGCGCGGCTCCACCTCTCAGGTCACAGAGAGGTACCCGGCACGGTACGTCGCGTGAGCGACCGGCCGTGCCGGGTACCGGCCACAGCTCAGGGCGTGACGCCGAAGCCCGCGAGGAACGCCAGGTCGTCGGGCTGGTCGATGCGGTACTCGTCGTCGGTGCCGGTGCAGTTCGGGCTGACACCGAACGACGTGACCGTGACCACGGTGTTCGCGCCGTGGAACGTCGGCCCGCCCGAGTCACCGAAACAGGTGCCGCCCTGGTGGACCTTGCCGTTGTTGTTGCTGAACCGAGCGGCCGTGCCGTACGGCATACCGAAGAGGCCTTGCAGGGTGACGAGCTGGGTGGTCCCCTGCACCCTGGTGTCGCCGCCGACGTCACTGCCGGGGAGGACCTTGTTCAGGCCGTACCCGACGACGGTGAACAGGGCCTCGGGCCGCGGCCCGGTCTGGAACTGGTCGAGGTAGCCCTGCGTGGGCAGTTTGCCGTACGTCGGCATCGACACCGAGTCCTGCAGGTCGAGCACGCCGGCGTCGTGGAGGTAGAACGCGTCCGGGTCGAACTGCGGGTGCGGGTGGGACGTCGCGCGGTGCCAGCTGGTGGAGGAGTTCAGCGCGGTGGACCAGTCGTGGTAGCGCTGGGCGTTCTGGTCCCGCCCGTACGACGAACTGGGCTTGAGGATGTCGAAGTTCGGCTTCTCGTCGAAGTTGATCCACACGTCGTTGCCGCCCGACCCCGAGCCGCCGCCGGCCGTGGTCGACGCGCCGTTGCGGCCGATGGCGTACGTGCAGTGGCCGGCGGTCAGCGCGATGTGGCCGTTCAGCAGCGTGCCCGAGCAGGTGAACCACGAGCCCGGATCGTCGAACCGGCTGTCGGCCTCGTCGGGCACGTAGAACAACAGCTCCCCGACGAAGGGGTGTCCCTGGCCGTCGGGGGTGCCGTGGGTGATCGCCTGCGCGGGTACGGTGCCCGCGACCACGGCGAGGACCGATGCCACGGCGACGAGCAGGATTCTGATACGCATCCGGGGCTCCCTTGTCAGGTGCGTGGTGCCGCATGTGGTGCCGCATATAGTGCACCCGGATCGAGGCGAGGAGAAGTGCCCGAAGCGCGGTCGGAACGCCGTCAGGGGCGGAGCGGACGGAAGTACTCCCGCGACGGGCCGGCCACCTCGGCGATCGTCCTGAGCAGGACCCCGTCGCCCACCGGCGGCCGGTCGGGCACCAGCTCGGCGAGCGGCGCGGTGCCGAGGCCGGGCGCGTAGGCGTCCAACGCCGCCAGCTTGGCGGCGCCTGCCTCGGCGGACCACTCGGCCGCCACCAGGTCCTCGGCCGACGTCCCGACGATCCCGGTCGTACCGATCTCACGGCCCTGCACGAGCCCGGCGAGGCGCTCGCGGGCGGTGGCGACGTCGTCGGAGCGGACGCAGCCGCCGAGCATCAGGGCCGGGGTCCCGGTGCGTCCCAGAAGGTCGAGTGCCCGCTGGACGGCTTCGTGGGTGCGCACATGGTCGGGGTGGCCGGTCACCCCGTCGGCGTCGACCGTGACCAGGACGTCCGGCCGATGGTCCGCCACCAGTTCCCTGATCGCCTCCGCCAGCTCGGCCAGGTCCCCGGCGGCCAACGAACCCGCACCCGCGTCACCGGCGTCGCGCCAGCGACCAGGGACGACGACACCGAACCGGCGAACGCCGAGCGCGGTGCACGCCGCGGCGTACCGCGACAGTCCGGTGGTGGCCGCCGCCTCCAGTGCGCCGCGATCGGACCGGTCGAGCGCGGCACGTGCGGGCCCCGCCCCGATCGCACCGGCCTCGCCGGCCGTGAGGGTCGCGAGCCGCACGTCACCTCCGGCCTCGGCGCACGCGGCGAACGTCGCACCAGCGAAGAAGGTCTCGTCGTCGGGGTGAGCGAACACCCCGAGCACTTTCGCCCCGGACAGCTCCATGATCGCGGAGAGTACCCGACAGCGCGGACTTGACCGGGACGCCCGGACGGGGCAACGTCGGCCGCGCACTGCGGGGGATTTTCCTTGTACGACAGGGCGACGGGCCTTCGGGCTCGTCCACACAGACCTCGGATAGCTGGATGAACCGGACCCTCCGCATCGTTCTCGCCGCCACTGTCGGCATCCTCGTCGTGACCGCCGGAGTGGTGGCCCTGGGTGCGGGCCGTGACCACTTCTGGACAGCGGACCCCTCCCCCACCACCGCGCCACCGACAGCGGCGAGTCGTACGCCCTCACCGACGGCCTCACCCACGGCCTCACCCACGGCCTCAGCCACGCCGAAGCCGTCGGCCGTCCGGGGCGGGTCGCCGTTCACGGGCCTGCCGGCGCGGGGGCCGGCGAAGCGCGTCCTCGCGGTGAAGATCGACAACGTGCCGGCAGCCAGACCGGCCGCCGGGCTGGCGCGAGCGGACATCATCTACGTCGAACAGGTCGAGGGTGGACTCTCCCGGATCCTCGCCGTCTTCTCCTCCCGGACGCCGACGGCTCTCGGGCCCGTCCGGAGCGCGCGGGAGTCCGACATCGAGTTGCTGCGCCAGTTCGGGCGGCCGGCGTTCGCCTACTCCGGCGCGAACTCAACGGTGCTCTCGAAGCTCACGAAGGCTCCGGTGTACGACGTCTCACCGGCGCACGCCGGCTCGGCGTACTTCCGTGGTGGTGCGCGGCCGGCCCCGCACAACCTGTACGCCCGGACGGGCCGGCTGCTGGCCCGGGCGCCGAAGGCGAGCACCCCGCGCGACATCGGCTTCCGCTTCGGCGCCCAGCCGGCGGGCGGACGGGCCGTGACCTCGCAGCAGGTGCGCTTCCCCTCGTTCCGCGCCGACTTCCGCTGGTCGGCGAAGGAACACCGCTGGCGGGTGTCGATGGACGGCACGCCCATGCGGGCCACCGACGGCGCGCCGCCCACCCCGGCGACGGTCGTGGTGCAGTACTCCAGGATTCGCCGCTCGGCGCTGAAGGACTCGGCGGGCAACTACACGCCGTACACCGAGACCGTCGGCTCAGGTCGCGCGCTGGTGCTGCGGAACGGCCGTGCGTACGACGCCCGCTGGTCCCGCCCACGCGCCGCCGGGGGAACGAAGTTCACCACCAGTGCGGGGCGGCCGATGACCTTCGCTCCGGGCCAGACCTGGGTGATGCTCGCTCCCAGGTGACCGGCTTGGCGCAGCCCGGTGGCGTCAGTCCCAGACCTGGGCGTGCTTCTCGAAGGTCTCCGGATCACTGTGCAGCGGAATCACGCACAGGAGGTGGCTGCGGGAACGCGCCGGGCAGAGACGTGAACTGCTCCTCGCCTGGTTCCGGCCGTGCCGGAACTCCCAGCGCCGCCGACCAGAAGCCTGTCGCGGCAGGCACCTCGTCGCGGGGGACGTCGATCAGGAGGGTGGAGAATCGGCTGCGATGCACGGCCGCACTGTAACAACGGCCGCTTGTCCCAGTTCGTCCTGCGCGGGCCCGGCCGACTTCGTTGGCTGTGCGGCTGTGGTCCTGCGGCGACGCGTGGAAGATGGAGTCGTTGGCTTTTCTGTCATGCCGAAAGAAGGTCCGGGATGTACGAATCCGGTGCGCTTGAGGCCCTGGGCCTGGCGGAGTGCCGCCACCTGCTTCGCGAGACCACCATCGGCCGGTTCGTGTTCTGGGACCGGACTCACTACGCCGTCCACCCGGTGCGGTACATGTGTGAGGACGACGCGCGGATCCTGTTCCGGACCGAGAACGGCACCAAGGTGGAGGTCGGGGACAAACGCCAGGACGTGAGCGTGGAGATCGACCACATCGACCCGATCAACGGGCACGGCTGGAGCGTCGTGGCCAGCGGTCCGGCCAGCCACGTCACCGATCCCTACCAGGTCGAGCACGTGCTCAGCGAGCTTCCGCAGCCCTGGGCGTCTGACGCGGGCAGAGAGGTCGTGTGCGTCTACGTCGACTACCTCGAAGGACGGAAGTTCCAGGCCCCCGCGTTCGTGCCGTAGCAGCACCGAGGCCCGCCGGAGCCTTCCCGCTCCTCATCCGGTAGCTGACTCATCCGGTAGCTGACAAGGCCACGTTGACGAGCAGCGGCCACC
This Actinopolymorpha cephalotaxi DNA region includes the following protein-coding sequences:
- a CDS encoding AAA family ATPase, encoding MTSKPASAPLFLVTGAPGVGKTTLLPELVRLGKGLVVIDQDELLDEGALLGVPIAFPDAAPNWPAYNRMWDRIVHIVRRAGHPVLLLGPTPYPEEPATTADPDGPVHWALLDCADELRRARLRTRGWSTEWIEDAVADAAETRELIPTVITTDDEDAEKIALRILSWTATLGEAQ
- a CDS encoding PIG-L deacetylase family protein, giving the protein MELSGAKVLGVFAHPDDETFFAGATFAACAEAGGDVRLATLTAGEAGAIGAGPARAALDRSDRGALEAAATTGLSRYAAACTALGVRRFGVVVPGRWRDAGDAGAGSLAAGDLAELAEAIRELVADHRPDVLVTVDADGVTGHPDHVRTHEAVQRALDLLGRTGTPALMLGGCVRSDDVATARERLAGLVQGREIGTTGIVGTSAEDLVAAEWSAEAGAAKLAALDAYAPGLGTAPLAELVPDRPPVGDGVLLRTIAEVAGPSREYFRPLRP
- a CDS encoding phosphotransferase enzyme family protein, producing the protein MTRQSSFKRVVRERARATGQRYTQARADLELANRQEFVHSRPFEQVTLKAHLEQHYGIEITSILPIDDDPATRPDGSWPGHYASTLVVTHADGRRWIARVFSSSADRVSRVEGDAEILRFLASHDFPAERIAHDDPVTVLDGKGIIVTRFIDGGRPRAGTPVWEEMAEILGRLHTLPAAGGAVSRDGGAEETDGGFHVGRPKEDLAAAMGFLVSVEDKVNTAAREKFEWLRAQVENADDAEGLPEALTHGNYHPWAAVGTPGNLAIIGWAGSGCGPRLPALAWLLRTAAEHNATENIAAVMHGYSRHVQLTDEELHRLPSILNMRALWLECLGFRMTVNDGGTPMMDEGWMQPASRERAERVVAQAITALRG
- a CDS encoding Gfo/Idh/MocA family protein, which translates into the protein MKIGVIGTGQFARSFISLWQMHPDVEAVYACDVVPERAKEHQEKYDLAGVFADADEMLASDEVDSVAVMTQRWSHGPLVLQALEAGKNVYSAVPMAISVDEIKAIIDKVAETGLIYMMGETSYYNPAVVWARGKVAEGAFGRVFYSEGDYVHDMDNGFYAAYKYSGGEDWKKTASYPPMLYPTHAIGGVLGALPTYATSVSCIGIPDDRGDGVFDKNVSLWGNDFSNMSALFHLADGGAMRTNEFRRVGYWQGHESRFRFYGTESVMEQTGHGATWSIKTEGEDYRKGDTLDISDLFYTRGGQVPEGFGDVDPALMQSFASGNAKVQDRSRLPKEFEGAHNGHEGSHHFLADDFVRGVTTKTQPPVNAWKAARFTLPGVIALESARQNGARLEIPDFGDGPENPAW
- a CDS encoding trypsin-like serine protease, whose translation is MRIRILLVAVASVLAVVAGTVPAQAITHGTPDGQGHPFVGELLFYVPDEADSRFDDPGSWFTCSGTLLNGHIALTAGHCTYAIGRNGASTTAGGGSGSGGNDVWINFDEKPNFDILKPSSSYGRDQNAQRYHDWSTALNSSTSWHRATSHPHPQFDPDAFYLHDAGVLDLQDSVSMPTYGKLPTQGYLDQFQTGPRPEALFTVVGYGLNKVLPGSDVGGDTRVQGTTQLVTLQGLFGMPYGTAARFSNNNGKVHQGGTCFGDSGGPTFHGANTVVTVTSFGVSPNCTGTDDEYRIDQPDDLAFLAGFGVTP
- a CDS encoding DUF3048 domain-containing protein translates to MNRTLRIVLAATVGILVVTAGVVALGAGRDHFWTADPSPTTAPPTAASRTPSPTASPTASPTASATPKPSAVRGGSPFTGLPARGPAKRVLAVKIDNVPAARPAAGLARADIIYVEQVEGGLSRILAVFSSRTPTALGPVRSARESDIELLRQFGRPAFAYSGANSTVLSKLTKAPVYDVSPAHAGSAYFRGGARPAPHNLYARTGRLLARAPKASTPRDIGFRFGAQPAGGRAVTSQQVRFPSFRADFRWSAKEHRWRVSMDGTPMRATDGAPPTPATVVVQYSRIRRSALKDSAGNYTPYTETVGSGRALVLRNGRAYDARWSRPRAAGGTKFTTSAGRPMTFAPGQTWVMLAPR
- a CDS encoding pyridoxamine 5'-phosphate oxidase family protein yields the protein MYESGALEALGLAECRHLLRETTIGRFVFWDRTHYAVHPVRYMCEDDARILFRTENGTKVEVGDKRQDVSVEIDHIDPINGHGWSVVASGPASHVTDPYQVEHVLSELPQPWASDAGREVVCVYVDYLEGRKFQAPAFVP
- a CDS encoding YciI family protein: MARYLISFESGATDLPGEDLPEVARAVESVRQEARDAGAFVFAGELDHDVKPVVIAIDGMITDGPYPESKELLGGVTIVEGPDRETGLEWGARVAAGCRTPQKVRAFRRGGGEPARYLISFDNGDMDFPTTEDWVAVGETSHAAIQDCMDAGVYVFSGGLNYEPQDDSTPAWVGAVTGDGTVADGPRPKTRKPLAGFTVITAPSHEAALEWAAKFAVAGRRAQDVRMFMYDPMVE